The following proteins are co-located in the Sulfoacidibacillus ferrooxidans genome:
- a CDS encoding IS110 family transposase translates to GVRAVYFVGIDIAKRNHEACIIDSTGQIQGKTLRFTNSQAGGQKLIQWMQNVDHDLSFTEVALEATGHYW, encoded by the coding sequence GAGGTGTACGTGCTGTGTATTTTGTTGGTATTGACATTGCTAAACGCAATCATGAAGCCTGTATCATCGACTCAACTGGGCAGATTCAAGGCAAGACGCTACGTTTCACAAATTCTCAGGCTGGTGGCCAGAAGCTAATCCAGTGGATGCAGAATGTCGATCACGATTTGTCATTCACAGAAGTAGCCTTGGAGGCCACAGGTCACTACTGG